One Coffea arabica cultivar ET-39 chromosome 5e, Coffea Arabica ET-39 HiFi, whole genome shotgun sequence DNA segment encodes these proteins:
- the LOC113687915 gene encoding peptidyl-prolyl cis-trans isomerase FKBP16-1, chloroplastic-like isoform X1, whose protein sequence is MGGPAYQTRIRFPIALASPSCLVFKQPRVVLSENLGEKVTSIGFKKVPRRSILQLMVFAPIFATANTILAAPMQEMNEPDVVRTLKLPSGVRIQEIVEGKGREASEGDLVEINYVCRRSNGYFVHSTVDKFSGESAPVILSLDDKQIIKGLKEVLIGMKAGGKRRALIPPSVGYISENLAPVPEEFGPRRSLLSHAKEPLIFEVQLLKVL, encoded by the exons ATGGGAGGTCCAGCTTATCAAACCCGCATCCGTTTCCCAATTGCTTTGGCTTCTCCTAG TTGCCTGGTTTTCAAGCAGCCTAGAGTCGTGTTGTCGGAGAATTTGGGTGAGAAAGTTACTTCTATTGGATTTAAAAAGGTACCAAGGAGGTCAATATTGCAGCTCATGGTATTTgctccaatatttgcaactgcCAATACGATTTTAGCAGCACCAATGCAGGAGATGAATGAACCTGATGTGGTAAG GACATTGAAGCTTCCCAGTGGAGTGAGGATACAAG AAATTGTTGAAGGCAAAGGACGGGAAGCATCTGAGGGTGATCTTGTGGAAATAAACTATGTATGCCGGCGTTCAAATGGATATTTTGTCCACAG CACGGTCGATAAATTTAGTGGAGAAAGTGCTCCTGTTATACTCTCGCTGGATGACAAGCAG ATTATTAAAGGTCTGAAGGAGGTTTTGATTGGAATGAAAGCTGGAG GAAAGAGAAGAGCACTGATACCTCCTTCTGTCGGTTACATCAGTGAAAACTTAGCACCTGTCCCGGAAGAG TTTGGGCCTAGGCGGAGTCTTTTGTCTCACGCGAAAGAGCCTTTAATATTTGAAGTGCAACTTTTGAAGGTTTTGTGA
- the LOC113687915 gene encoding peptidyl-prolyl cis-trans isomerase FKBP16-1, chloroplastic-like isoform X2 — protein MGGPAYQTRIRFPIALASPSCLVFKQPRVVLSENLGEKVTSIGFKKVPRRSILQLMVFAPIFATANTILAAPMQEMNEPDVVRTLKLPSGVRIQGKGREASEGDLVEINYVCRRSNGYFVHSTVDKFSGESAPVILSLDDKQIIKGLKEVLIGMKAGGKRRALIPPSVGYISENLAPVPEEFGPRRSLLSHAKEPLIFEVQLLKVL, from the exons ATGGGAGGTCCAGCTTATCAAACCCGCATCCGTTTCCCAATTGCTTTGGCTTCTCCTAG TTGCCTGGTTTTCAAGCAGCCTAGAGTCGTGTTGTCGGAGAATTTGGGTGAGAAAGTTACTTCTATTGGATTTAAAAAGGTACCAAGGAGGTCAATATTGCAGCTCATGGTATTTgctccaatatttgcaactgcCAATACGATTTTAGCAGCACCAATGCAGGAGATGAATGAACCTGATGTGGTAAG GACATTGAAGCTTCCCAGTGGAGTGAGGATACAAG GCAAAGGACGGGAAGCATCTGAGGGTGATCTTGTGGAAATAAACTATGTATGCCGGCGTTCAAATGGATATTTTGTCCACAG CACGGTCGATAAATTTAGTGGAGAAAGTGCTCCTGTTATACTCTCGCTGGATGACAAGCAG ATTATTAAAGGTCTGAAGGAGGTTTTGATTGGAATGAAAGCTGGAG GAAAGAGAAGAGCACTGATACCTCCTTCTGTCGGTTACATCAGTGAAAACTTAGCACCTGTCCCGGAAGAG TTTGGGCCTAGGCGGAGTCTTTTGTCTCACGCGAAAGAGCCTTTAATATTTGAAGTGCAACTTTTGAAGGTTTTGTGA
- the LOC113687915 gene encoding peptidyl-prolyl cis-trans isomerase FKBP16-1, chloroplastic-like isoform X3, with product MVFAPIFATANTILAAPMQEMNEPDVVRTLKLPSGVRIQEIVEGKGREASEGDLVEINYVCRRSNGYFVHSTVDKFSGESAPVILSLDDKQIIKGLKEVLIGMKAGGKRRALIPPSVGYISENLAPVPEEFGPRRSLLSHAKEPLIFEVQLLKVL from the exons ATGGTATTTgctccaatatttgcaactgcCAATACGATTTTAGCAGCACCAATGCAGGAGATGAATGAACCTGATGTGGTAAG GACATTGAAGCTTCCCAGTGGAGTGAGGATACAAG AAATTGTTGAAGGCAAAGGACGGGAAGCATCTGAGGGTGATCTTGTGGAAATAAACTATGTATGCCGGCGTTCAAATGGATATTTTGTCCACAG CACGGTCGATAAATTTAGTGGAGAAAGTGCTCCTGTTATACTCTCGCTGGATGACAAGCAG ATTATTAAAGGTCTGAAGGAGGTTTTGATTGGAATGAAAGCTGGAG GAAAGAGAAGAGCACTGATACCTCCTTCTGTCGGTTACATCAGTGAAAACTTAGCACCTGTCCCGGAAGAG TTTGGGCCTAGGCGGAGTCTTTTGTCTCACGCGAAAGAGCCTTTAATATTTGAAGTGCAACTTTTGAAGGTTTTGTGA